Proteins encoded within one genomic window of Oryza glaberrima chromosome 12, OglaRS2, whole genome shotgun sequence:
- the LOC127757529 gene encoding conserved oligomeric Golgi complex subunit 8, with protein sequence MDVLDAGHRATPEPSSSSSSAAAADMSGASVLPLAGAAYQPYVSELLSFSIERLHKEPELLRVDAERVRRQMQEVAVENYGAFIAASEALSFVRTQLEGFDRHLEALIEEIPNLTSGCAEFVESAQQILEERKLNQTLLANHSTLLDLLEIPQLMDTCIRNGNYDEALDLEAFVSKISKLHPDLPVIQGLAVEVKKTIQSLISQLLQKLRSNIQLPECLRIVAHLRRIGVFSESELRLQFLRCREAWLSGILDDLDQRNVYGYLTGMVGYHRTHLFDVVNQYRAIFNNDKSGSDENYDGGLLFSWAMHQISNHLTTLQVMLPNITEGGSLSNIREQCMYCAMGLGLVGLDFRGLLPPIFEKAVLNLFSKNMGTAVENFQVVLDSHRWVPMPSVGFVANGVVDETSDDVTPPSVLMEHPPLAVFVNGVSAAMNELRPCAPLSLKNVLAEEVVKGLQAVSDSLVRYNAMRMLRGNESSLFLSLCQAFIEVAYPYCSACFGRCYPNGAILITERRSTFDAVSQLLTVPARSNSSGISIERRQSGSIERKQSGAIERKQSEGIEKKQSIDESAGTTATDNGTPANGPPPVANDDSGTSSAPAQPDGQTTAAAST encoded by the exons ATGGACGTCCTcgacgccggccaccgcgccacgccggagccctcctcctcctcctcctccgccgccgccgccgacatgtCCGGCGCCTCCGtcctcccgctcgccggcgccgcctacCAGCCCTACGTCTCCgagctcctctccttctccatcgAGCGCCTCCACAAG GAGCCGGAGCTGCTGCGGGTGGACGCGGAGCGGGTGCGGCGGCAGATgcaggaggtggcggtggagaaCTACGGGGCCTTCATCGCCGCATCCGAGGCGCTCTCCTTCGTCCGCACGCAGCTCGAGGGGTTCGACAGGCACCTCGAGGCACTG ATAGAGGAGATACCGAATTTAACATCTGGCTGCGCCGAGTTTGTTGAGTCAGCACAGCAAATTTTAGAAGAGAGGAAGCTCAATCAGACATTACTAGCCAATCACAGCACACTGCTTGATCTGCTTGAAATCCCACAACTGATGGACAC ATGTATACGAAATGGGAACTATGATGAGGCACTTGACCTGGAAGCCTTTGTTAGTAAAATATCAAAGTTGCACCCTGA TTTACCTGTTATCCAAGGCTTAGCTGTTGAAGTCAAGAAGACAATACAGTCATTAATTTCTCAGCTTCTCCAGAAGCTTCGATCAAATATTCAG TTGCCTGAATGCCTCCGTATTGTTGCACATTTGCGCCGCATTGGAGTGTTCAGTGAATCAGAATTGCGTTTACAG TTCTTGAGATGCAGGGAAGCTTGGCTTTCTGGGATTCTTGATGACCTGGACCAAAGGAATGTATATGGGTATCTAACAGGCATGGTGGGTTACCACAGAACACATCTATTTGATGTTGTCAATCAATATCGAGCAATATTCAACAATGATAAGTCCGGAAGTGATGAGAACTACGATGGTGGATTGCTTTTCAGCTGGGCAATGCACCAAATAAGTAATCATCTTACCACTCTTCAAGTTATGTTGCCAAATATAACGGAAGGTGGCTCTCTCTCCAACATTCGTGAACAGTGCATG TATTGTGCAATGGGCCTTGGCTTGGTTGGACTGGATTTCCGTGGCTTACTTCCACCAATTTTTGAAAA AGCTGTgttaaatttgttttcaaaGAACATGGGTACAGCAGTCGAGAATTTTCAG GTTGTTCTGGATTCACATCGTTGGGTTCCAATGCCATCTGTTGGCTTTGTAGCGAATGGAGTTGTGGATGAGACTTCTGATGATGTGACGCCGCCTTCTGTTTTAATGGAGCATCCACCTCTTGCAGTCTTTGTCAATG GTGTTTCAGCAGCAATGAATGAGCTAAGACCGTGCGCACCATTGAGCTTGAAAAATGTACTTGCCGAGGAGGTGGTGAAGGGATTACAAGCCGTTTCTGACTCCCTAGTCAGATACAATGCCATGCGGATGCTGCGTGGAAATGAgtcctctcttttcctttcacTTTGCCAGGCATTTATTGAG GTCGCATATCCTTACTGCTCTGCATGTTTTGGCCGATGCTACCCCAATGGAGCAATATTGATCACAGAGCGACGAAGCACATTCGACGCAGTCAGCCAGCTGCTGACTGTACCTGCAAGGTCCAACAGCTCAGGGATCAGCATCGAACGTAGGCAATCAGGCAGCATTGAGAGAAAACAGTCTGGAGCCATTGAACGTAAGCAATCGGAAGGCATCGAAAAAAAGCAGTCGATCGACGAGAGCGCGGGGACAACAGCCACCGACAATGGGACCCCAGCTAACGGACCACCTCCAGTGGCGAACGATGATTCTGGGACCTCCTCAGCACCAGCTCAGCCTGATGGGCAAACCACTGCAGCAGCAAGTACGTAG
- the LOC127756770 gene encoding rRNA-processing protein FYV7: MKRPPPREDGAGSGGGDGAKKGKGRWGGGGRRRNEQRLGSGGGGALSLAAFANAKSRNTGYNPALIKKQKEFFKNAKLISKYKRSKKQQNQSSNPPPFPIPKEGGDDANNASKLHSKKKKRVAPSLNEEYEKKRAEDEKAKKEREAIIQAKREERERSEARRRDLREKMFKKTKSGQPVMKYRIQHLLETALESSNK, encoded by the exons ATGAAGCGTCCACCGCCACGCGAAGACGGCGCtggaagcggaggaggagacggggcCAAGAAAGGGAAGGGGAGGtggggcggcggagggaggaggcggaacGAGCAGCGgctggggagcggcggcggcggcgccctgtccctcgccgccttcgccaACGCCAAGTCCAGGAACACCGGCTACAACCCGGCCCTCATCA AGAAGCAGAAAGAGTTCTTCAAGAATGCTAAATTGATTAGCAAGTACAAGAGGTCAAAGAAGCAACAAAATCAGTCAAGCAATCCTCCACCATTTCCAATTCCAAAG GAAGGAGGTGATGATGCAAACAATGCATCAAAGCTGCatagcaagaagaagaagcgcgTTGCACCAAGCTTAAACGAAGAGTATGAGAAAAAACGTGCAGAGGATGAGAAGGCAAAGAAGGAGCGGGAAGCGATAATTCAGGCAAAGAGGGAGGAGCGGGAGAGGTCTGAAGCAAGGCGGAGAGATTTAAGGGAGAAGATgttcaagaaaacaaaatctGGGCAGCCTGTGATGAAATACAGGATCCAGCATCTGTTGGAGACTGCATTAGAAAGCTCAAACAAGTAA